In Halogeometricum sp. S1BR25-6, a single genomic region encodes these proteins:
- a CDS encoding DEAD/DEAH box helicase, with translation MRSQDGAADGSDESGESGESGESDKAGETDGDPDELDDGTGGTDEVDDAPTEAVERADDATPATPAELVDVSVDGFYDALEAEGRPVVTAQQASRRLGLTQAEASEALDQLAREGAVQRMNVEADPVVYYPTEWGKLAERERVILFPERREIIVDRPTQYTRARLAQFAHLVDSTGDRNTGTRGYLYKIRQEDVWQAPFESLDDLLRMMRSVLPRRSPHLETWVENQWKRANQFRLYTHEDDYVVLEAASESLMGNVGRQKLDEEHLVAPISDTESWVREGKESHIKRILYEAGYPVKDDRDLETGAPLDVDLRVELRDYQQDWVDRFTTQKAGVLVGPPGAGKTVTGIGVLAAVGGETLILVPSRELAAQWRSELLRHTSLEEDQIGEYHGGEKQVRPVTIATYQTAGMDRHRSLFDDREWGLIVYDEVHHVPSRIYRRSADLQAKHRLGLSATPIREDDKEKEIFTLIGPPIGTDWSKLFEAGYVQEPEVEIRYVPWADDTTRNEWSSADGRDKHRLAAENSQKIAETRRLLRQHPEAKALVFVDYLDQGEAIAEALDVPFVNGEMRHHHRERLFRQFREGKLRTLVISRVGDEGIDLPNAELAVVASGLGGSRRQGAQRAGRTMRPAGNALVYVLATRGTSEEDFAQRQMRHLAEKGIRVTESDLTD, from the coding sequence ATGCGGTCGCAGGACGGCGCCGCCGACGGGTCCGACGAATCCGGCGAATCCGGCGAATCCGGCGAATCCGACAAGGCCGGCGAAACGGACGGGGACCCCGATGAACTCGACGACGGAACCGGGGGAACCGACGAGGTGGATGACGCTCCCACCGAGGCCGTCGAGAGGGCGGATGACGCGACGCCCGCGACGCCGGCCGAACTCGTCGACGTCTCCGTCGACGGGTTTTACGACGCTCTGGAGGCCGAAGGTCGCCCCGTCGTGACCGCCCAGCAGGCGAGTCGACGGCTCGGACTCACCCAGGCGGAGGCGTCGGAGGCCCTCGACCAGTTGGCCCGCGAAGGAGCGGTCCAGCGGATGAACGTCGAGGCGGACCCGGTGGTCTACTACCCGACCGAGTGGGGGAAACTGGCCGAACGCGAGCGCGTCATCCTGTTCCCGGAGCGCCGCGAGATAATCGTCGACCGACCGACGCAGTACACCCGCGCGCGACTCGCGCAGTTCGCCCACCTCGTCGACTCCACGGGCGACCGGAACACGGGCACCCGCGGCTATCTCTACAAGATACGGCAGGAAGACGTCTGGCAGGCGCCCTTCGAGTCGCTGGACGACCTGCTGCGGATGATGCGCTCCGTGCTCCCCCGCCGGTCCCCGCACTTGGAGACGTGGGTCGAGAACCAGTGGAAGCGCGCGAACCAGTTCCGCCTGTACACCCACGAGGACGACTACGTGGTGCTCGAAGCGGCCTCCGAGAGCCTGATGGGTAACGTGGGTCGGCAGAAACTCGACGAGGAGCACCTCGTCGCGCCCATCTCCGACACCGAGAGCTGGGTTCGCGAAGGGAAGGAGTCGCACATCAAGCGCATCCTCTACGAGGCGGGCTACCCGGTGAAGGACGACCGAGACTTAGAAACGGGGGCGCCTCTCGACGTGGACCTCCGCGTCGAACTCCGCGACTACCAGCAGGACTGGGTCGACCGCTTCACGACGCAGAAGGCGGGCGTCCTCGTCGGCCCGCCCGGCGCAGGCAAGACCGTGACGGGCATCGGCGTCCTCGCGGCCGTCGGCGGCGAGACGCTCATCTTGGTCCCCTCGCGCGAACTCGCCGCGCAGTGGCGCTCGGAACTGCTCAGACACACCTCCTTGGAGGAAGACCAGATCGGCGAGTACCACGGCGGGGAAAAGCAGGTCCGACCGGTCACCATCGCCACCTACCAGACGGCCGGGATGGACCGGCACCGCTCGCTGTTCGACGACCGCGAGTGGGGCCTCATCGTCTACGACGAGGTGCACCACGTCCCCTCGCGCATCTACCGCCGGAGCGCCGACCTGCAAGCCAAGCACCGACTCGGCCTCTCCGCGACGCCGATTCGGGAAGACGACAAGGAGAAGGAGATTTTCACGCTCATCGGCCCGCCCATCGGCACCGACTGGTCGAAACTGTTCGAGGCGGGCTACGTCCAGGAACCCGAGGTCGAGATACGGTACGTCCCGTGGGCCGACGACACGACGCGCAACGAGTGGTCGAGCGCCGACGGCCGCGACAAACACCGACTCGCCGCCGAGAACTCGCAGAAGATAGCCGAGACGCGCCGTCTGCTCCGACAGCACCCCGAGGCGAAGGCCCTCGTCTTCGTCGACTACTTGGACCAAGGAGAGGCCATCGCCGAAGCGTTGGACGTCCCGTTCGTCAACGGCGAGATGCGCCACCACCACCGCGAGCGCCTGTTCCGACAGTTCCGCGAGGGGAAACTCCGAACGCTCGTCATCTCCCGCGTCGGCGACGAGGGTATCGACCTGCCGAACGCCGAACTGGCCGTCGTCGCCTCCGGTCTCGGCGGGTCGCGCCGGCAGGGGGCCCAGCGCGCGGGACGGACGATGCGACCCGCGGGCAACGCCCTCGTCTACGTGCTCGCCACCCGCGGGACGAGCGAGGAGGACTTCGCGCAGCGACAGATGCGGCACCTCGCGGAGAAGGGCATCCGCGTGACGGAGAGCGACCTCACCGACTGA